From one Candidatus Methanoplasma termitum genomic stretch:
- a CDS encoding adenine phosphoribosyltransferase, whose product MKELKDYVKTIPDFPKEGIMFRDITSVIEDPRGFKLAVDGLKALLKGVDFDLVVGSESRGFVFGAPVAYAMGKGFILARKKGKLPRETISESYDLEYGSATLEMHADSIKKGQKIVIIDDLIATGGTTGAVIKMVERLGGKVVKICFVMELAGLEGRKALKGYDVESLIIYEGN is encoded by the coding sequence ATGAAAGAGCTGAAAGATTACGTCAAGACCATACCCGACTTTCCGAAAGAGGGCATAATGTTCAGAGATATCACTTCCGTCATAGAGGATCCGAGGGGTTTCAAATTGGCCGTGGACGGTCTGAAGGCTTTGCTCAAAGGCGTGGATTTCGATCTTGTCGTCGGTTCGGAATCAAGAGGTTTCGTGTTCGGTGCACCTGTCGCTTATGCAATGGGAAAAGGGTTTATTCTCGCAAGGAAAAAAGGGAAGCTTCCGAGAGAGACGATCTCGGAAAGCTACGATCTTGAGTACGGGAGTGCCACGCTTGAAATGCATGCGGACAGCATTAAGAAAGGGCAGAAAATAGTGATAATCGATGACCTGATCGCTACGGGCGGCACTACGGGCGCCGTGATCAAAATGGTCGAGAGGCTGGGCGGAAAGGTCGTCAAAATATGCTTCGTGATGGAACTTGCGGGCCTAGAAGGAAGAAAGGCGCTCAAAGGATATGATGTGGAATCCCTGATAATTTATGAGGGGAATTAA
- a CDS encoding heavy-metal-associated domain-containing protein, giving the protein MAKTVLKIEGMSCGMCSNKVDQFLKKVNKVTAVTVDLKKGTAEVIHDGAKDEDLIRAVVDAGYKAKVKKGLF; this is encoded by the coding sequence ATGGCAAAGACCGTTTTAAAAATAGAGGGAATGTCGTGCGGGATGTGTTCAAACAAGGTCGATCAATTCCTTAAGAAAGTGAACAAAGTAACGGCAGTGACGGTCGATCTTAAAAAGGGGACCGCCGAGGTAATCCATGACGGGGCGAAGGACGAGGATCTGATCCGAGCGGTAGTGGATGCCGGTTATAAGGCGAAAGTGAAGAAAGGACTCTTTTAA
- a CDS encoding Fic family protein has protein sequence MTNTVTIQGTPGSPPPTSTQQHRDILLKYGFDVCRNVIHDPRFDSINEISSLVSEISLLIDQISDEDVPPIDLKLRRANTIRSIQSSLAIEGNTLSLEKVTDIVEGKRVLGNPREIQEVKGALKAYDNMDSYDPYSIKDLLAAHKEMMYLLVDEEGKFRKCGVGVFKGNVPVHIAPEHKEVPTLMNELIEWVRTTDYHPLIKSCIFHYRFEYIHPFVDGNGRMGRFWQSLILSKWKHVFAYLPVETWVKKEQQNYYSALQNSSPDNVTPFVVFMLRMIRNSVREFVEHNHSLTAESLSKKEKEIFGIISDNPKNTAGEIAELVGLSERMVRSHISALVRKEYIRRVGSDKAGQWEILRK, from the coding sequence GTGACAAATACAGTGACAATTCAGGGTACACCGGGATCCCCCCCCCCCACATCAACGCAACAGCACCGAGACATATTATTAAAATATGGTTTTGATGTATGTAGGAATGTGATTCACGATCCTAGGTTCGATTCTATAAATGAAATATCTTCGCTGGTATCCGAGATATCTTTGTTAATAGATCAGATCTCGGATGAAGATGTTCCACCAATCGACTTGAAATTGAGGCGCGCCAACACGATCAGATCCATACAATCCTCATTAGCAATAGAAGGCAACACTCTCAGTTTGGAAAAGGTGACAGATATTGTCGAAGGAAAAAGGGTCCTTGGCAATCCGCGAGAGATACAAGAGGTAAAAGGGGCTTTGAAAGCCTATGACAATATGGATAGTTACGACCCATATTCCATAAAGGACCTGCTTGCAGCTCACAAAGAAATGATGTATCTGTTAGTGGATGAAGAGGGTAAATTCAGAAAATGCGGCGTTGGCGTTTTCAAGGGAAATGTTCCCGTGCATATCGCACCGGAACATAAGGAGGTCCCGACACTAATGAATGAACTGATAGAATGGGTGAGAACAACAGATTATCACCCACTGATAAAAAGTTGCATCTTTCATTATAGATTTGAATACATACATCCATTTGTTGACGGTAATGGGAGAATGGGAAGGTTCTGGCAATCTCTGATCCTTTCAAAATGGAAACATGTTTTTGCTTACCTTCCTGTGGAAACATGGGTAAAAAAAGAACAACAAAATTACTATTCTGCTCTCCAGAACTCCAGTCCCGACAATGTTACTCCGTTTGTTGTTTTTATGCTCCGAATGATCAGAAATTCAGTCAGAGAATTTGTTGAGCATAATCATTCTCTTACTGCCGAGTCATTATCAAAAAAAGAGAAAGAGATATTTGGGATCATTTCGGATAATCCAAAGAACACGGCGGGTGAAATCGCCGAACTGGTAGGCCTTAGCGAGAGAATGGTTAGAAGCCATATCTCTGCATTGGTCAGAAAGGAATATATCCGGAGAGTTGGCAGCGACAAGGCCGGGCAATGGGAAATATTGCGCAAGTAA
- a CDS encoding heavy metal translocating P-type ATPase yields MNTDVERVNLRTDGMTCAACSASIEKAIRKLDGIEEANANFSNNVVSVLYDPSKTGREQIADAIRKAGYFVLEDDPDAVAERERLNAIRTKKELIVAVVFAVPLSVLAMGPMIGLKIPLSDEPEIYSIIQLILCIPVLVAGSRFYTKGYPALAMGAPTMDTLIALGTTAAVIYSLYGTVQIFSGEPHYLHSLVYDSAAMIIALVSVGKYIESRSKVKTNDTVRGLLDLAPATANVIRDGKEVSIPADKVLLGEIVIIRPGERIPADGMIIDGSSSIDESMLTGESMPISRVSGDMIYSGTMNINGSLKMTAEKTGSDTALFKIVRMIQDAQGTKAPVARVADKVAAVFVPIVMSTAVAACLLWMLGGRSVEFSVLVLISVLVIACPCALGLATPLAVTVGTGKAAEHGILFKNASVLERSGNITSVILDKTGTLTEGRPSVTGIVSKIPEAEMIMLAASAEARSEHPLAKAIVSYAEEKGVAVSVASDFTSEPGSGVRCTVDGKEVSVGNERFTGIDLVREGIPDLFAEEKTVIVVAVNGIFAGSFAISDKIRNSALSGVTSLKDMGVRPIMVTGDSEGTAKAISGVAGIEEIHARALPEDKLNIIKDLQVKGENVAMVGDGINDAPALTQADIGIAIGSGTDIAIGAADVVIMGDDVRGVPAAVEIGRATLKNVKQNLFLAFCYNAVCIPLVAVILPFMLGSGSDVLMQMPMLAAAAMSLSSISVVTNALRLRRFRPLSMKV; encoded by the coding sequence ATGAATACGGATGTCGAAAGAGTTAATCTCAGAACGGATGGGATGACATGCGCCGCATGCTCCGCTTCAATTGAAAAAGCGATTCGGAAGTTAGATGGGATAGAGGAGGCCAACGCAAACTTCTCCAACAATGTGGTATCTGTGCTGTACGATCCGTCAAAGACGGGAAGGGAGCAGATAGCCGATGCGATAAGGAAGGCCGGTTATTTTGTTCTGGAGGATGATCCGGATGCCGTTGCGGAAAGAGAGCGTCTAAACGCAATAAGGACGAAAAAAGAACTGATAGTCGCAGTGGTTTTTGCGGTCCCTCTGTCCGTACTTGCGATGGGTCCGATGATCGGATTGAAAATCCCGCTGAGCGACGAGCCCGAGATATATTCGATCATACAACTCATATTGTGTATCCCGGTTCTGGTTGCGGGGAGCCGCTTCTATACTAAAGGATATCCAGCTCTGGCTATGGGGGCCCCCACCATGGACACGCTGATCGCATTGGGCACCACGGCCGCTGTGATCTACAGTTTGTACGGCACGGTACAGATTTTCTCGGGGGAACCTCACTATCTGCATTCTCTGGTCTATGATTCCGCCGCAATGATCATCGCGTTAGTTTCCGTAGGGAAATATATCGAATCAAGATCGAAGGTCAAGACCAATGACACTGTAAGAGGATTGCTTGACCTTGCGCCAGCCACCGCAAATGTGATCAGGGATGGAAAGGAAGTTTCCATTCCCGCAGATAAGGTTCTTCTCGGAGAAATAGTGATCATCAGACCTGGGGAGAGAATACCCGCAGACGGGATGATAATCGACGGTTCGTCGTCTATCGATGAGTCCATGCTCACCGGAGAGAGCATGCCTATAAGCAGAGTGTCAGGCGATATGATTTACAGCGGCACAATGAACATCAACGGCAGTCTCAAGATGACCGCGGAGAAAACAGGCAGCGACACAGCGCTCTTCAAGATAGTCAGGATGATACAGGATGCCCAAGGTACCAAGGCGCCGGTGGCAAGGGTCGCCGACAAGGTGGCTGCCGTCTTTGTTCCGATTGTGATGTCCACTGCGGTGGCGGCGTGCCTGCTATGGATGCTTGGAGGCAGAAGTGTTGAGTTCTCTGTGTTGGTGTTGATCTCTGTGTTGGTGATCGCATGCCCCTGTGCGCTGGGACTTGCTACACCCCTTGCGGTGACGGTAGGGACAGGCAAGGCTGCCGAACACGGCATATTGTTCAAGAACGCGTCTGTGCTCGAAAGGTCAGGGAACATAACATCCGTTATTCTGGATAAGACCGGGACGCTGACCGAAGGAAGGCCCAGCGTCACCGGCATTGTGTCGAAGATCCCCGAAGCGGAGATGATAATGTTGGCAGCCTCGGCGGAAGCGAGGTCGGAGCATCCTCTGGCGAAGGCGATAGTCTCCTACGCCGAAGAGAAAGGAGTTGCCGTTTCAGTTGCATCGGATTTTACATCTGAGCCGGGAAGTGGCGTCAGATGCACAGTGGACGGAAAAGAGGTATCTGTTGGAAATGAAAGATTCACAGGCATCGATCTTGTCAGAGAAGGGATCCCGGACCTCTTTGCAGAAGAAAAGACCGTCATCGTCGTCGCCGTGAACGGAATATTCGCAGGAAGTTTTGCGATATCGGATAAGATAAGGAATTCAGCATTGTCCGGTGTGACATCCCTAAAAGACATGGGAGTAAGGCCGATCATGGTAACTGGCGATTCGGAAGGCACTGCAAAAGCTATCTCAGGGGTCGCTGGAATTGAAGAGATACATGCAAGGGCCTTGCCCGAAGATAAACTGAACATCATCAAAGATCTGCAGGTCAAAGGAGAGAATGTCGCGATGGTCGGCGACGGGATCAACGATGCTCCCGCGCTTACTCAGGCGGACATCGGGATAGCGATCGGCTCCGGAACTGACATAGCCATCGGCGCAGCTGATGTTGTTATAATGGGCGACGATGTAAGGGGCGTGCCTGCAGCCGTGGAGATAGGAAGGGCAACACTCAAGAACGTAAAACAAAATCTTTTCTTAGCATTTTGTTACAATGCGGTATGCATTCCGTTGGTGGCGGTGATTCTCCCATTCATGCTCGGTTCGGGGTCTGATGTGTTGATGCAGATGCCGATGCTTGCGGCAGCGGCGATGTCGCTTTCCTCGATATCGGTAGTGACAAACGCACTGAGACTGAGAAGATTCAGACCTTTGAGCATGAAAGTGTGA
- a CDS encoding epoxyqueuosine reductase has product MDYAASIKERALQLGFSKCGIISVDSVRGYKEKLDERIAEFPESSAFYNKFYSFADVREKFSWARSLVVCVFDYNNYKIPENVRGRIGAIYLFDGRRDKNSDAYQARNELTAYMESIGIRVAGKDDRDVTALRFAAEKAGLGKIRRNNFFYTEKGSWNYIDVFVIDKELELIEQSYLKQCPKDCDKCILACPTRSLTRPLTMNPLRCVSYLTARGGGTVDLVGNPVSKEIGKWIYGCDACQSACPFNKNRFTEDAEYPGLAEMAGDLSPEKIIDMDDEYLLNVVFPKFRYLGPDKKWVWKVNALNAMNNDYQKMYDAHIIKCLDDPDERVRRMAEWVRSIHKDKNESPSP; this is encoded by the coding sequence TTGGATTATGCAGCGAGCATCAAAGAGCGGGCACTTCAGCTGGGGTTCAGTAAATGCGGTATTATTTCCGTTGATTCGGTAAGGGGATACAAAGAGAAGCTGGACGAAAGGATCGCCGAGTTCCCGGAATCTTCTGCGTTCTACAACAAATTCTATTCATTTGCGGACGTGCGTGAAAAGTTCTCTTGGGCAAGGTCCCTTGTCGTGTGTGTTTTTGATTATAATAATTACAAGATCCCGGAGAACGTTAGGGGGAGGATCGGGGCGATATATCTCTTCGACGGCCGGAGAGACAAGAATTCGGACGCATATCAGGCAAGAAATGAACTGACCGCATACATGGAAAGCATAGGGATCAGAGTTGCGGGCAAAGACGATCGGGACGTCACCGCCCTCCGATTCGCGGCGGAAAAGGCGGGACTCGGGAAGATAAGAAGGAATAATTTCTTCTATACCGAAAAAGGCTCGTGGAATTATATCGATGTGTTCGTCATCGATAAAGAGCTCGAACTGATTGAACAGTCATATCTGAAACAATGTCCGAAGGATTGCGACAAATGTATTCTCGCCTGTCCCACCCGGTCTTTGACGAGACCTTTAACGATGAATCCTCTCAGGTGCGTGTCATATCTGACGGCAAGGGGAGGCGGTACGGTGGATCTTGTGGGAAATCCCGTTTCAAAAGAGATAGGGAAATGGATCTACGGATGTGACGCCTGTCAGAGCGCATGCCCCTTCAACAAGAACCGCTTTACCGAAGATGCGGAATATCCGGGCTTGGCGGAAATGGCAGGCGATCTTTCGCCGGAGAAGATAATCGATATGGACGATGAGTATCTCCTGAACGTTGTTTTTCCTAAATTCAGGTATTTGGGGCCCGATAAAAAATGGGTCTGGAAAGTGAATGCATTGAATGCAATGAACAATGATTATCAAAAGATGTATGACGCACACATCATCAAATGTCTTGACGACCCGGATGAAAGAGTAAGGCGGATGGCGGAGTGGGTACGGTCAATACACAAAGATAAGAACGAATCGCCGTCCCCCTGA